A window of the Xiashengella succiniciproducens genome harbors these coding sequences:
- the trmD gene encoding tRNA (guanosine(37)-N1)-methyltransferase TrmD, with product MRIDILTLFPDMFQGPFSESIIKRAVEQGHVEIVLHDIRDYSTDKHRRVDDYPFGGGAGMVMQIEPIDRVISKLKGEREYDEVIYMSPDGKRLDQKIVNQLSLKGNLIILCGHYKGVDQRVRDNFITMEISIGDYVLTGGELAAAVVVDSVVRLIPGVISDETSALSDSFQDNLLAPPVYTRPAEYKGWKVPDILLSGHEAKIERWREEQALERTKRLRPDLLGEDQA from the coding sequence ATGCGGATTGATATTTTGACCCTCTTCCCGGATATGTTTCAGGGACCCTTCTCTGAAAGCATTATAAAAAGGGCTGTTGAGCAAGGGCATGTGGAGATAGTCCTGCATGATATAAGGGATTACTCAACTGACAAGCATCGCAGGGTGGATGACTATCCTTTTGGAGGAGGGGCAGGTATGGTAATGCAGATCGAACCTATTGACAGGGTGATCTCAAAACTTAAGGGTGAAAGAGAGTATGACGAAGTTATCTATATGAGTCCTGATGGCAAACGTCTGGACCAAAAGATTGTCAACCAGCTCTCTCTCAAGGGTAACCTGATCATCCTTTGCGGCCATTACAAGGGTGTCGATCAGCGTGTCCGTGACAATTTTATCACAATGGAAATCTCAATTGGCGACTATGTGCTGACTGGTGGTGAACTGGCAGCTGCAGTTGTTGTGGATTCTGTTGTTAGACTTATACCCGGAGTGATTTCAGATGAGACCTCAGCTCTCTCTGATTCCTTCCAGGATAATCTGCTTGCTCCTCCGGTTTATACCCGTCCGGCTGAATATAAGGGCTGGAAAGTACCTGATATACTGCTTTCAGGTCATGAGGCAAAAATAGAAAGGTGGAGAGAAGAACAAGCGCTCGAAAGGACCAAAAGACTAAGACCTGACCTCCTCGGGGAGGATCAGGCTTAA
- a CDS encoding DUF4293 domain-containing protein, producing MIQRIQSLYLLVALLVTGSLLFTNMLYLETTTASMALRQNGLFEVTGNADLIGRTMPLQLMLTVTLLLLLVTIFLFKKRQLQLRICGINLAMHAGLSVLIFYYGKHFSKLFNAELSFNWPLVLPVVSIVLLLLAMRSILSDELLIKSIDRIR from the coding sequence ATGATACAGCGAATACAATCACTCTATCTTTTAGTTGCCTTGCTGGTCACCGGAAGCCTGTTGTTTACCAACATGCTATATCTAGAGACCACAACCGCATCTATGGCACTGAGACAAAACGGACTTTTCGAAGTTACGGGAAATGCAGACCTTATCGGCAGAACAATGCCACTTCAGCTAATGCTGACGGTCACACTGCTACTGCTTCTGGTTACTATCTTCCTGTTTAAAAAACGTCAGCTTCAACTCCGCATCTGTGGCATTAATTTGGCCATGCATGCCGGATTATCGGTTTTGATATTCTATTATGGTAAGCATTTCTCCAAATTATTTAATGCGGAATTATCGTTTAATTGGCCTCTGGTCCTGCCGGTAGTTTCCATTGTTTTACTGCTTCTGGCGATGAGAAGCATACTGAGTGATGAACTACTGATAAAAAGTATTGACAGGATAAGATAA
- a CDS encoding PD-(D/E)XK nuclease family protein: MFLGRLTDKPIWAPKILTISDFFGHLDSTPIPDNITLVFKLHESYCKISEKDISIDDFLPLGEMLLNDFNDIDNYMANPREVFANLAAIKNMEMDYSHLTENQIEAIRSFWNTFDPERLSQQQTGFLSVWDKLGDLYNHFRASLTEQNMAYGGMITRSIAEKVRNDRSLDIPFKHVVFAGFNALNKCERTIFNYLKIQQKATFFWDYPQLLLTEKQDPSNPVMKVMHEGGLFMKQNIYDFPSPENWEDPFNTDAAEIVITAASNSLVQAGAVYDFLEQIATQKQSGTPDSEIPKVDLRTAVILADEQQLFPVLSSIPPQFSPINITLGYPLKSTPAFALAEILLAMQNNCRETREGKTWFYHRDVTALLQHQYILGILGQSALELSRRLIRYNSPFIEGGLLQENSLCSKIFRKAGDVNELTSYLMDILTLIYRYLRGSDNYNGNKLATIESGLRNGQSPVQGTLFEEISGQELASGDEDGKSAHIQNSSVGKELNDISAAGTEGNIGSLQQPSDIEELDVHGEKKALEMEFIYYLYTTVKRLSDILSKLPVQPNPTTWQSLFRKLAAFQSVPFNGEPLKGLQVMGLLETRALDFENLVIIGMNEGVFPKSSPPDSFIPYNLRKAFDLPVIDNQDAIFAYYFYRLIHRARKIRLVYSTTGAGAEEAEMSRFLQQLYYEYPGKIIMETPMQKVSVPAIKELYAEKDKSVMAQLSRFLENGQARLSPSAMSDYLECPLRFFYKHVARIREADSISEDLDPRIFGILFHRIMEQIYSPHKGKVVQKENIELWLRDKDKIREVMNSAFEEQVPFIRQSGSEFVDLQGKNILIYEILFRYVVRFLEMERDQAPFRLADLEEKVAIIHAVNEKLKVNLGGIIDRTDEKEGITRILDYKTGSASNSASRLEDLFTQEKHGDKKAIFQTLLYSYIKSVLAGHDSIEPGIIPITKIFDKNFSSSITIDKQPVIFGSVKAEFLERLNPVLEELFNPTIPFMQTRVEKNCNYCLFRQHCFKD; the protein is encoded by the coding sequence ATGTTTCTGGGAAGGCTAACAGACAAGCCTATATGGGCCCCCAAGATATTGACGATCAGCGACTTTTTTGGTCATCTAGACTCCACTCCAATCCCAGACAATATTACCCTTGTTTTCAAGCTCCACGAATCATACTGCAAGATTAGTGAAAAAGATATTTCAATAGATGATTTTCTGCCATTAGGTGAGATGTTGCTGAATGATTTCAACGATATCGACAATTATATGGCAAACCCCCGTGAGGTGTTTGCCAATCTGGCTGCTATCAAAAATATGGAGATGGACTATTCTCATCTTACTGAAAATCAGATAGAGGCTATCAGGAGCTTTTGGAACACCTTTGATCCTGAAAGGCTATCGCAACAGCAAACAGGTTTTCTTTCTGTTTGGGACAAACTGGGAGATCTTTATAATCATTTCAGAGCCTCTCTAACTGAACAAAACATGGCCTATGGCGGAATGATAACAAGGAGCATAGCTGAAAAGGTCAGAAACGACAGGTCTCTTGATATACCTTTTAAGCATGTGGTATTTGCCGGCTTTAATGCTCTCAACAAGTGCGAGCGAACCATATTCAATTACCTGAAGATACAGCAGAAGGCCACATTCTTTTGGGATTATCCGCAATTGCTGTTGACTGAAAAGCAGGATCCTTCCAACCCTGTTATGAAAGTGATGCATGAGGGTGGGCTTTTTATGAAGCAGAATATTTACGACTTTCCATCACCGGAAAACTGGGAAGACCCATTCAATACGGATGCTGCCGAGATAGTGATTACAGCCGCATCCAACAGTCTGGTACAGGCCGGTGCAGTATATGACTTTCTGGAACAAATAGCTACACAAAAACAGTCAGGTACCCCTGACTCTGAAATACCCAAAGTGGATCTGAGAACTGCAGTAATACTTGCCGATGAACAACAGCTCTTCCCGGTGCTTAGTTCCATACCCCCTCAGTTTTCCCCTATCAACATCACCCTGGGTTATCCCCTAAAAAGCACCCCGGCTTTTGCTCTGGCCGAAATCCTGCTGGCTATGCAAAACAACTGCAGGGAAACCCGTGAGGGAAAGACATGGTTTTACCATAGGGACGTTACAGCCCTGCTGCAACATCAATATATCCTTGGAATACTGGGTCAGTCGGCTCTTGAACTGAGTCGCAGACTCATTAGGTACAACAGCCCATTTATTGAAGGCGGATTGCTGCAGGAAAACAGCCTCTGCTCAAAAATATTCAGGAAGGCCGGTGATGTAAACGAGCTCACCTCCTATCTTATGGATATCCTGACCCTTATTTACAGATATCTTAGAGGCAGTGACAATTATAACGGGAACAAGCTGGCAACCATTGAAAGTGGGCTTCGAAATGGTCAGTCACCGGTACAAGGCACACTGTTTGAAGAGATTTCTGGCCAGGAGCTAGCCTCTGGTGATGAAGATGGAAAGAGTGCACATATACAAAATTCGTCTGTCGGGAAGGAGTTGAATGATATTAGTGCTGCCGGGACAGAAGGCAATATTGGAAGCTTGCAACAGCCCTCAGACATCGAAGAGCTTGATGTACATGGAGAGAAGAAGGCTCTTGAAATGGAGTTTATCTACTACCTCTACACTACTGTCAAGCGTTTGTCTGACATACTTTCCAAACTACCTGTCCAGCCAAATCCAACAACATGGCAGTCTTTATTCCGCAAACTGGCAGCTTTTCAATCTGTGCCTTTTAACGGAGAACCGCTGAAGGGTCTCCAGGTAATGGGTTTGCTAGAAACCAGAGCGCTTGACTTTGAAAACCTTGTAATCATTGGAATGAATGAGGGTGTCTTCCCCAAGAGTTCCCCCCCGGATTCCTTTATTCCATACAACCTGAGAAAGGCCTTTGACCTGCCGGTAATCGACAACCAGGATGCAATCTTTGCCTACTATTTCTACAGGCTGATCCACAGGGCCAGGAAGATCAGGCTTGTGTACAGCACTACCGGAGCAGGTGCAGAAGAGGCTGAGATGAGCCGCTTTCTGCAACAGCTCTATTACGAGTATCCCGGCAAGATTATTATGGAAACACCCATGCAGAAAGTAAGTGTACCTGCAATCAAGGAACTTTATGCAGAAAAAGACAAGTCTGTGATGGCTCAACTTAGCCGATTCCTTGAAAATGGGCAGGCCAGGCTGTCGCCTAGTGCTATGAGTGATTATCTTGAATGCCCCCTTCGCTTCTTTTACAAGCATGTGGCCCGGATCAGGGAGGCCGACTCAATAAGTGAGGATTTGGATCCCCGCATCTTTGGAATTCTCTTTCACAGGATAATGGAGCAAATCTATTCCCCGCATAAGGGCAAGGTGGTACAAAAGGAGAATATCGAATTATGGCTCAGGGACAAGGACAAAATAAGGGAAGTGATGAATTCCGCATTTGAGGAGCAGGTCCCCTTTATTAGGCAGAGCGGTAGTGAGTTTGTTGACCTCCAGGGCAAGAACATTCTGATTTATGAGATTCTGTTCAGGTATGTAGTGCGCTTCCTTGAAATGGAAAGAGATCAGGCACCATTCAGACTTGCCGACCTTGAAGAGAAAGTTGCTATCATACATGCTGTAAATGAAAAGCTAAAGGTCAATCTTGGGGGTATAATTGACAGAACCGACGAAAAAGAAGGGATAACCAGAATACTTGATTACAAGACAGGATCGGCATCCAACAGCGCCTCCAGACTCGAAGATCTATTTACCCAGGAAAAACATGGGGATAAAAAGGCAATATTCCAGACTCTGCTTTACTCTTATATCAAGTCTGTACTAGCCGGTCATGATTCTATTGAACCAGGCATTATCCCTATTACCAAGATCTTTGACAAGAACTTCTCGAGTTCGATAACAATAGACAAGCAACCTGTGATCTTTGGAAGTGTTAAAGCGGAGTTTCTGGAAAGGCTGAATCCGGTACTTGAGGAACTGTTTAACCCCACCATACCCTTCATGCAGACCAGGGTGGAGAAAAATTGCAACTACTGTCTCTTCAGGCAGCACTGCTTTAAGGATTAA
- a CDS encoding nucleoside phosphorylase: MKPIADSELIINPDGSAFHLHIKPEQLAGKVILVGDPGRVETVAGFFDEVLHRGDNREFVWSTGSYKGVLFTVISTGIGTDNIDIVLNELDALVNVDFATRLPKEDHRSLEIVRIGTSGSLQADIPSDSWVLSEKAVGFDGLLNFYAGRDGISDLGFEQAFISHSGWKANLTKPYVVKADSTLISRLKSDKVYPGATISAPGFYGPQGRVIRLGLAMPDINERITAFRYGEQRICNYEMECSAIYGLSALLGHKAVTVCVIIANRLAGNYSKDYKKQVTLLIEYVLDSLAK; the protein is encoded by the coding sequence ATGAAGCCAATAGCAGATTCAGAACTAATAATCAACCCTGACGGCTCGGCATTTCATCTTCATATCAAGCCGGAACAATTAGCCGGAAAGGTAATTCTGGTAGGAGATCCGGGTAGGGTGGAGACGGTTGCAGGTTTTTTTGATGAGGTGTTGCATAGAGGTGACAACCGTGAATTTGTGTGGAGCACCGGTTCATACAAAGGAGTGCTGTTTACTGTTATCTCTACGGGAATAGGAACAGACAATATAGATATTGTGTTAAATGAGCTGGATGCCTTGGTAAATGTTGATTTTGCCACACGTCTGCCAAAAGAGGATCACAGGTCACTTGAAATAGTGAGGATAGGGACCTCTGGGTCACTTCAGGCTGATATACCATCAGATTCATGGGTGCTAAGCGAGAAGGCCGTCGGTTTCGACGGGCTTTTGAATTTTTATGCAGGTCGTGATGGAATCAGCGACCTTGGATTTGAACAGGCATTTATAAGTCATAGCGGATGGAAGGCCAACCTTACCAAACCCTATGTTGTCAAAGCTGACAGTACTCTGATATCAAGGTTGAAGAGTGACAAGGTATATCCGGGTGCTACTATTTCTGCTCCGGGTTTTTACGGTCCCCAGGGCAGGGTAATTCGTCTGGGTCTGGCGATGCCTGACATAAATGAGAGGATTACTGCTTTCAGGTACGGTGAGCAGAGGATATGCAACTACGAAATGGAGTGCTCGGCCATTTATGGTCTTTCGGCTCTATTGGGACACAAGGCGGTTACTGTATGTGTGATAATAGCAAACAGACTTGCCGGTAATTACA
- the odhB gene encoding 2-oxoglutarate dehydrogenase complex dihydrolipoyllysine-residue succinyltransferase, with translation MIIEVKVPTPGESITEVELSNWLVADGDLVRKDQELAEVESDKATLSLIAPESGKITFLIQAGQTVKVNSIACTIDTSVEVPDAPAAPAPQPASKPAAPVDQAKPASVASASATKDQAGPVTSSKGEDVKIRTTPLARSMMAAENLSADEVLKGLKRLSSKEVGLILALREGRLDAVSVAQSTERTEERKAMTQLRKQLSKRLVKVKNETAMLTTFNEVDMSALMDLRKSYQDAFVKKHGFKIGLNSFFLKAAAQALMKFPVINSIIDGDDIITPSYVDISVAMQSPKGLLVPVIRNVHAKSLAEIERDMQEMAEKARSAKVSLEEMSGGTFTITNGGTYGSMMSTPLINPPQSAILGMHNIVDRPVAVKGQIVIRPMMYVALSYDHRLIDGKDSVSFLVEVKKLIENPVSLVFGGKNPEEALLGL, from the coding sequence ATGATAATAGAAGTAAAGGTACCCACTCCCGGGGAATCAATAACTGAAGTGGAATTGTCCAACTGGCTTGTTGCTGACGGCGACCTTGTTCGCAAGGATCAGGAACTTGCAGAGGTGGAATCCGATAAGGCCACTCTTTCACTAATAGCCCCCGAAAGCGGTAAAATCACTTTTCTTATTCAGGCCGGACAGACTGTAAAGGTCAACTCCATTGCCTGTACTATCGACACGTCAGTCGAAGTACCTGATGCCCCTGCTGCTCCGGCACCACAACCTGCATCCAAACCTGCTGCTCCGGTTGACCAGGCAAAACCTGCATCTGTTGCATCAGCTTCTGCCACTAAAGATCAGGCAGGCCCGGTTACGTCTTCCAAAGGTGAAGATGTTAAGATCAGAACAACACCACTTGCCCGTAGCATGATGGCTGCGGAAAATCTCTCTGCTGATGAGGTTCTCAAGGGGCTTAAGAGACTAAGTTCCAAGGAGGTAGGGCTAATCCTTGCCTTACGCGAAGGAAGACTGGATGCAGTATCTGTGGCTCAGTCCACTGAAAGAACAGAGGAACGCAAGGCTATGACCCAGTTGCGCAAGCAACTTAGCAAACGCCTAGTTAAGGTAAAGAACGAGACAGCTATGCTTACCACCTTCAACGAAGTGGATATGTCGGCTCTGATGGATCTCCGCAAGAGCTACCAGGATGCTTTTGTCAAGAAACATGGCTTCAAAATCGGACTTAACTCCTTCTTCCTCAAGGCTGCTGCGCAGGCTCTGATGAAATTTCCGGTTATCAACAGCATAATAGATGGAGATGATATTATTACCCCGTCTTACGTAGATATCTCGGTGGCCATGCAGTCACCCAAGGGTCTGCTCGTTCCTGTAATACGTAACGTTCATGCAAAGAGCCTGGCCGAGATAGAACGCGATATGCAGGAAATGGCCGAAAAGGCCCGCTCCGCAAAAGTGTCGCTTGAAGAAATGAGCGGTGGTACCTTTACGATTACCAACGGTGGTACCTATGGCTCCATGATGTCAACCCCACTTATCAATCCGCCACAGTCGGCTATTCTAGGAATGCACAATATCGTTGACCGCCCTGTAGCAGTCAAGGGACAGATAGTGATCAGACCTATGATGTACGTAGCTCTGAGCTACGACCACAGACTGATTGACGGTAAGGATTCAGTAAGCTTCCTTGTTGAGGTGAAAAAGTTAATTGAAAATCCGGTGTCGCTGGTCTTTGGAGGAAAGAACCCCGAAGAAGCACTATTGGGTTTGTAA
- a CDS encoding 2-oxoglutarate dehydrogenase E1 component, translating to MDEFSFVSNSEIGAIEALYQQYKKDPSSVDPGYLNFFRGFDFALANFNHAGGEEIGKEFKVINLIHGYRQRGHLFTQTNPVRARRRYFPTLDIENFGLEESDLDQVFQAGSQIGIGPAKLRDIIQHLKDTYCLSIGVEFLYVRKPEIVEWLRDKMESVKNLPSFDADKKKSIYRYLKRAVGFETFVHKKFVGQKRFSLEGSEVLIPGVRALIDKGAQLGVNEFVFGMAHRGRLNVLTNVLGKPYRNVFKEFVADEYDDNISLGDVKYHLGYDSVTDSGDKRVRLMLLPNPSHLETVTPVAEGLSRARIDHAYQGNFEKVVPVIIHGDAAVATQGVVYEVIQMAKLPGYMTGGTIHVVVNNQVGFTTNYLEARSSTYCTDVGKVTNCPVFHVNGDDAEAIVYVFELAMEYRQKFQSDVFIDILSYRKYGHNEGDEPRFTQPTLYKIIASHPNPRDIYGQQLINQGVLSEEEIRQLNVEFESYLEEEFKASELIKKMSIGPFLPDLWKGYKYAVKGDFEVTYPTGVAKDVLHKLFERINTLPSDMQFFSKVYKILEDRKKLVDSNKVDWAIAELLAYATLVDDGHPVRLSGQDSERGTFAHRHASFTLEDMNERYMPLRHLDKNPNSFHAYNSPLSEYGVLGFEYGHALGVPNGLNIWEAQFGDFTNVAQVIVDQYISSAEEKWGLMNGLVLYLPHGFEGQGPEHSSARIERFLNLSARNNMQVANLTTPANLFHVLRRQVKSEYRIPLVIFTPKSLLRHPMCVSTIEDLAEGSFQEVIDDDNVNMTSVSRLVFCSGKVYYDLLARKQELNARNVALVRIEQLHPFPRKHVQAILKKYEKVKLKLWVQEEPENMGAWNYIRSMLPYEDLIPVARIASASPATGLAGLHMVGQREIIEKVFKRCHCEKNLPYCNLQCMEGKTREEILKTHYYFSANQKFSI from the coding sequence ATGGATGAATTTTCATTTGTCAGCAATAGCGAAATAGGAGCTATTGAGGCATTATACCAACAGTATAAAAAGGATCCATCTTCTGTGGATCCCGGATATCTAAATTTTTTCAGGGGATTTGACTTTGCGCTTGCCAACTTCAACCACGCTGGTGGTGAGGAGATTGGCAAGGAGTTTAAGGTTATAAACCTGATACATGGCTACAGGCAGAGAGGACACCTGTTTACCCAAACCAATCCCGTTAGGGCAAGACGTAGGTATTTCCCTACTCTCGACATTGAAAACTTCGGTTTGGAGGAAAGTGATCTCGACCAGGTTTTTCAGGCTGGTAGCCAGATAGGTATTGGACCTGCAAAACTGCGGGATATAATACAACACCTCAAAGACACTTACTGTCTTTCGATTGGTGTGGAATTCCTTTATGTCCGTAAGCCAGAAATTGTAGAATGGCTGCGTGATAAGATGGAGAGTGTGAAAAACCTTCCATCGTTTGATGCGGACAAGAAGAAGAGTATTTATCGTTACCTCAAGCGTGCTGTGGGTTTTGAGACCTTTGTGCACAAGAAATTTGTTGGTCAGAAGCGCTTCTCTCTCGAAGGATCGGAAGTCCTTATCCCCGGTGTCAGAGCCCTGATAGACAAGGGTGCTCAGTTGGGTGTCAACGAATTTGTATTTGGTATGGCTCACAGGGGCCGTCTGAATGTGCTTACAAATGTACTGGGCAAGCCTTATCGCAATGTATTTAAGGAATTCGTTGCAGATGAATATGATGACAATATCTCCCTGGGTGACGTAAAGTATCACCTTGGTTATGATAGCGTAACAGACAGCGGTGACAAGAGGGTTCGCCTTATGTTGCTACCCAACCCTTCCCACCTGGAAACTGTAACTCCGGTTGCCGAGGGATTGTCAAGGGCTCGAATAGATCACGCATATCAAGGCAACTTTGAAAAGGTTGTTCCCGTTATCATCCACGGTGATGCCGCAGTTGCTACTCAGGGAGTGGTCTACGAGGTGATTCAGATGGCCAAGTTGCCGGGTTACATGACAGGGGGAACTATTCATGTTGTTGTAAACAACCAGGTGGGCTTTACAACCAACTATCTGGAGGCTCGCTCTAGCACCTATTGTACTGATGTGGGCAAGGTAACCAACTGCCCAGTATTCCACGTCAACGGTGATGATGCCGAGGCTATTGTTTATGTTTTCGAACTGGCTATGGAGTACCGCCAGAAGTTCCAAAGTGATGTCTTTATTGACATATTATCATACAGAAAGTACGGTCATAATGAGGGAGATGAACCCCGTTTTACGCAGCCTACTTTGTACAAGATTATTGCCTCTCACCCCAATCCAAGAGATATCTATGGACAGCAGCTTATAAACCAGGGGGTACTGAGCGAGGAAGAGATTAGGCAACTCAATGTAGAGTTTGAATCCTATCTTGAAGAAGAATTTAAGGCCTCCGAACTTATTAAGAAGATGTCGATAGGCCCCTTCCTTCCCGATCTCTGGAAAGGGTATAAGTATGCTGTCAAAGGTGATTTTGAGGTGACTTATCCTACAGGCGTGGCTAAGGATGTTCTGCATAAGCTCTTCGAGAGGATAAATACCCTTCCTTCGGATATGCAGTTTTTCTCAAAGGTCTATAAGATACTGGAGGATAGAAAGAAACTAGTTGATAGCAACAAGGTGGACTGGGCTATTGCTGAGCTTCTGGCTTATGCTACCCTGGTTGATGACGGACATCCTGTCCGCCTGAGCGGACAGGACAGTGAGAGGGGGACCTTTGCTCACCGTCATGCCAGCTTTACCCTAGAAGATATGAACGAGCGCTATATGCCGCTTCGCCATCTTGACAAGAACCCTAATTCCTTTCATGCCTATAATTCACCATTGTCAGAGTACGGTGTACTTGGTTTTGAATATGGTCATGCATTGGGAGTGCCCAACGGACTAAATATCTGGGAAGCTCAGTTTGGTGACTTTACCAATGTTGCCCAGGTTATTGTCGACCAGTACATCAGTTCGGCTGAAGAAAAATGGGGTCTGATGAACGGCCTTGTGCTTTACCTACCTCACGGTTTCGAAGGGCAGGGGCCCGAGCACTCAAGTGCAAGGATAGAGCGCTTTTTGAACCTTTCTGCCCGCAACAATATGCAGGTGGCAAACCTGACAACACCGGCAAATCTGTTCCATGTGCTGCGTCGTCAGGTAAAAAGTGAGTACCGCATACCCTTGGTTATCTTTACTCCCAAGAGTCTGCTGCGTCACCCTATGTGCGTGTCAACAATTGAGGATCTTGCCGAAGGAAGCTTTCAGGAGGTTATAGATGACGATAATGTCAATATGACTTCTGTGTCAAGGCTGGTTTTTTGCTCTGGCAAGGTTTACTACGACCTGCTAGCGCGCAAACAGGAGCTCAACGCAAGAAATGTTGCACTTGTAAGAATAGAACAGCTTCACCCATTCCCACGCAAGCATGTTCAGGCCATACTCAAGAAGTATGAGAAGGTAAAACTGAAACTGTGGGTACAGGAAGAACCTGAAAATATGGGTGCATGGAATTATATTCGCAGCATGTTGCCATATGAAGACCTGATACCGGTTGCACGTATCGCAAGCGCCAGTCCGGCTACCGGACTAGCCGGACTGCATATGGTAGGGCAGAGGGAAATCATTGAAAAGGTTTTCAAGAGATGTCATTGCGAAAAGAATTTGCCATATTGTAATTTGCAATGTATGGAGGGTAAAACACGTGAGGAAATCCTGAAGACTCACTATTATTTCAGTGCAAATCAGAAATTCTCAATCTGA